Genomic segment of Murdochiella vaginalis:
CGGAAGACGTCGGCATTCCGCCGACGCCTTCCGGCGCGGAGAGCAGGGCAATTAATTCATGCCCTTCTTTTTGTTCGCACAGTCCTCGCTGCGCGTGTTATTTCGTTACTTGTCGTTGCGCTTATTCTTCTTCAGGACGAAAGCAGCCAGGCCTGTTGTGGAGAGAATCGCGCTGCCCGCATAGATCACTGCAGAAATGTCGCCCGTTTTCGGCGCGACCGGCTTTTTGTTCGGCTTCGGCGTTACCGGCATTTCCGATGACGGCTGCTCCGGTTCCACCGGCTTTACAGAGCTCGAGCTGGAGGAAGAGGACGGCTCATCCGGCGTCGGAAGAGTGGGCTTCGGAATTCTTACGGTAAAGGTAATGTCATCTGTACCAACCGGTTTCGTAGAATCCAGACCCTCCGGTTTCTGAATGGCATCCCAAGAAAGGTTGAAATACAGTGGATTTGGTAACTGAACGACCGCTACGGATCGGGCGGCCGGAGCGGGCGTTAAAGTAGCTGTCGCTTCAATTCCACCGGTCATGGTACCCGTTACGGTGTAATTCTTACCTTTTCTTGCTTGGCTATTGAATACCACTCCGTCAACCGTAACTTGCAGTTCATCTTTCATCCCATTCACAGCATCCTTGAGATCCGCAAATGTCTTGACCTCTTTTTTTACTACCATTGTGATGGTAATAGTCTTTGTTGCCGGGTCGACGCTTTGGGCTTTAATCTCATATTTTTCGTTATCTCCCGAGAGCGTAACTGTCGGATTGGTCGCCGGATCAAATTCCATCTCCGCCGGCAAAGCCAGTGTAGTCTTAAATTCGCCCTTGTAACCAGACAATGCGATCATGGTATCCGGGATTTGGTTTCCGGGATTGAACAGTCCTTCAATTTTAGCGAGCTGAGCCTTGACGGGAGAAACATCCAACGTGCCTGTAAAGGCAACTTTATCGTCTTTTTTGACGCGGTACACGCTCTTATTCTGCGTCTCGTCGCCTACCTTGATGTCGCCAAGCAAGTTGATGTGTTCGACGTATTTTGTATATTTAACCGCAGCGGAAATATCTTGTTGATTCATGTAGGCTTTATCCGCAATTTGCACGCCGTTCCATTTGAAGGCAAATGGTTTTGTGTGACCGAATAATATGGCCGTCGCTTGCATATCGCCTTCTACCGTACCGGTAGCAACGTACGGCGTATGCGGATGGGCTCCTTGAGCGAACTTTACATGGCTAACAGAGAACGTAAATGTATCATCAACCGTTTCGGTGATCGCCTTCTTCAATTTGAGATACGTATCGTAACCAGTCGGATTGGTCAGTAAAAACTTGATGGTCGCAGTGTTGCTCGCTTTATCAATTTCCGAGGTCGACGTAAACACGCCATTTGCGCCCGTAAAGGCGCCTTCCGATTGAGCTGTAAACTCCAACCCTTCCGGCAACTTCAACGTAGCGGTAAAGGTGCTCTGAACAGTCTTCGGATCCAGCATAATTTTATCAACTGATACAAATTTTCCATAAGTATCTTCGATATCCTGCATCTGTTTCTTAATCTTCGATACATCCAGCGTACCGGTAAACGTCATCTCATCTTGATACTTCTTCTCAAGCACTTGCTTTCCGGTATCTCCGTCAACAAGCAGATCCGCATCCAGCGACTTCGTGGTCGCTTCTTCCGCACGAGCAACCGGGACGGACGGCATCACCATCGCCAAAATCATGGCGAATGCGGCGAAGAAGGCCAGTCCCCGTTTCCAAAGCGGATGGGTTTTAATTACGGACTTCATACTTTCCTCCTATTTGGTGTTTGCCCTTTCGAGCGGCAACAGTGCGGCCGAAGATGGGCGAGGGTTTCTGTTTCAACGAGACGCAGGCCGGACGAATGGAATCCGGTCTGCCGGTTGTTTTCATTTTACCACGAAAAAAGCGTTGTGGCAGGATTCCGACAGAAAAGGCAGGACCACGCGAATTTTGTTCGCGTGGCCGCGGGAGCCCGTCGAAGAGTCCATCGATCTTCCCTCCTCAGCAAGCGCTCTGCCTTAGCCTATCTTAATGCTTTTTGTTCTCGACGTTTTTCCGCTTATTTTTCGGATCCGCGTACACCCAGCAAGCGCCCAGCATGGATACTCCCAAAAGCGCGCTCCAGAACAGGAGACGATTGCCATCACCCGTCATGGGCTGCGGCTTCTCCGGTGATGCCGGTTTTGGCTGCGGTGCCGGCGTGGGCTTCGGCGTCGGGGCTGGGGTCGGAGTGGGGGTCGGGGTCGGAGTGGGCGTCGGAGTCGGAGTCGGTTCCGGATCGGGCGTAGGATGGTTGATCTTCACCTGGTGGTAGGTGGTGTCGGAGTCAACCGTAATCGTTTTGCCGTTCGCCTCGGTCACGTGCGCACAGTTTGCAAAGGTGGTGTTTTTGGTGAATTTCTTTTCAAGCTTCGTCGGTACCGTAAACGTAATGCTCTCGCTCTTATCAAGGGTCGCGATCGTCCAAGCAAGCTTCTGTCCGTCCACCGTCTGTGTGACGTTCTGTTTCAATTTCATCGGATCTTTTTCCGTCGTGCTTTCCATCGTGATGTGTTCCGCATCAATGATAAGGCCGTCCGGTATGGCATCCTTTACGACCACTCCCTTAAGATCCAGTTCTTGGCACGTATTCTTTACGGTAATGGTGTAGGTGATGGGTTCATCCTTCAAGTTTTTCACGCGCGCCGGCGCCTTCTCGGTGCCTGATTCCGGATTGGAAGTTTTCTCGAGTGCAATACCAATCTTATGCAAGGTGACCTTGCAGGCTGCGTAAAGGGAGTTTAGACCTATGCCTCCGTTCGGATTGGCATTCCTTAACATGACCGCCCTATTTTGTGTGGTGTTTTGCGAAACATTGGTCGCGTTCACCTGAAGTTCATTGACGGCGGTTTTGCCATCCAAGGTCGGATCGCTCGGTGCTTTCATTCTCACGTAGGCCACCAGTGCCTGGGATGGGCCAAGAACGAAATCCTTTCCATTTTCCGTTTTTCGCACGTCGATGGCGATCGCTTTGATCTGACTCTTATCAAAGGTCGAATCGTCCGCCGGATACGCTTTCCAGATGTTCGAATCATCAACATTCATATTGCCATTCGACATGACCTCTGCGGTTGTCGCATAATAGAGCTTCGGTTTAGCATAGTCATTGCTTCCCGAAGACAGCTTGTTTTCTATGATGGACAAATCGATGCCTGCAAAGGTGCCCTGCCATTCGGATTTCGGGGTTTCCGGCTTGATACTCTGATCAAGAATATCGTAGAAGACGATGTCGGAGCCATTGGTGTTCGAATCTTGATAATAGGCCAATTTATACTCATAATTTGCGCCGGTATAAATATGGTTAAAGCCTTTTACATCTGTGGTTGCACCGAATTTTTCTCCCTTATCGAGGTTGCGCACCAGTTGCTGCGCGCCGGAATGGGATACCGTAATCGGTTTAAAGCTCATCTTCCCATTCGTCAGGCCGAAATTATTGGTGCTTCCCGTTTGTTTATCGCGATTCGCATCGGCCAGCTCTTCATAATACGAATAGCTTCTGGGGTTGCCCTGCTTAGTGAAGTCGATATCGTCGGGATCCCATTCGCCGGTTGATGTGTTGACGAATGCCGCCGTATTAACCACGTCCGAGCCCCGGTCCTGAATATTCTCATACGTGTTGATGAGGGTATATTTCATGAACAGGGTGTATTGCGGGAGATCGTAGGCACCATATTTGGTATTCGGATATGGCTTGTCTTTCTCCGGCAGATCCTTCAGCGTGACTTTTAGCATCGTCGCGCCGCTACCCTTGTAATTAGGAATTTGCTCCACATCATAGTATGACGAAGGGATGGAGACCGGACGCCGTTTTAATCCTTCGCCCGGTGTTTCTTCCGTCGGTTTGGTAGACAAATATTCTCGGCCGACCTTAAGCGTGGAGGGGTCGATTTTTGTTCCCGCCGGCAGCAAATTATAGAACACTCCCTGGTGCATAGCATAGCGTCCCACAAGATCCGGATCGGTAACGTACGCTTTGTTGAGATCCATGCCATCTCCCAGCGCGCCCAAGGTGTTTTGGGCACGAACAAACACGTTCGTCCGCTGTTCGCGATGATCCGAATCGTCTTCGATGTCCGATAACTTGATCGTTGAAACACTAACGGTCGATCTTCGGTTGATTTTCGACATGCTATGTGTGATATAGACAGTGTGCTCCTCGTCCGTGGAATCGGTAGATTTCGCAGGAATCGACGCGTCCATCGGATTGACAGCGTTGGCCAGGTTTTCCGTCAGCCAGAAGTCCGCAGGCGCGGTATAGAGAGTGGCTCGGTTCTGGCTTACACAGTTTTGTACAAAACTCTTGACCGAAGCGGTCGGCTGGAGATATTCCACGACTACCAGTTGAAGGCGCGTCGCAAAAAATTTGCTGTCGTGCAGAAAGCGCACGTCGACAACGTTGTCGGGAAGAGAGAGTGGATCGCCACCCAATTTTTGTTCCGGACTGCCATTCGTAAAGGAAGCTACATAGCTTGCTCCGCCGGTTTTTTGAATGTTCGCATATTGCGTATAGGTCGACTCGCCCGCTTTTCGAATGTAGACGCTCACCGGGCTGTACTGATCATACTGCGTCGATTCCTGTGTATTTCTTTCCCACAAGCCAACTTTCAATTTCGTGGCATCATATTCCGATAAAAGAACCCGAACTGTTTTGTAACGGACATCCGCATCATCGGTAAGGGTATGCGGATCGGTAAGGCCGGAGAGATTTCCGGCAACGCCTCCATCGCGTTGAGAAAGAATCTTTTTACGCTCCGCGATAACCATTCTTCGTGGGCTTGTTGTATAGGTTCCGGTTGTGGCATCCCATTGTGGGTTTTTCGCGCGGGTTTCGGCGGTGTGTACAAAGGAGCGTTCGCCCCACATATTGCCTCCACTTTCCATGGGTGCCTCTTTGTCGGCTAAGATGGCTGTCTGGGCGCCGTAGGCATTTCCCGGAGAATTCTCGCTCTTGTTAGGGTCGCAGCGGCCGTCATAGTCTTTCCAGTAGCCGTACTGTCCCTTTTCCTGGACCAATACGTTCGCATCGCCATTAGCGGTCAGCGTAAAGTTATGCGCTGCGTTTCCGTCACGGGCAATCTGCGTGACTTGTACCGTATTGTGGACATTGATGCCGACTTTCGCCAAGTCCACACCTTTACTCCTCGCCTCTTTAATCAATTGGTTGGGATAGCGCATCAGCAAAAAGAAGCTCTTGTAGCCGGAGGTGTTCCGACCGGAGATATAATTAGAATATGGCCCGCCAAAGTCTAAATACTTTTGACCAATGCCATCCTTAAAGTTATCGTCAATGCCTTCATATAACCTAAGCGTGTTCTTTGCTGCGCCATCGGACCAAATAACATGTTCCCAGTCCTTCGTGGGATCGTTCGTGTTCTTGTTGGCGATTCCGGAATAGGGTGGGCGGACCTCCCGTGCACTGGAAATGGCTTGAAAAGCGTCTCCCGATTGGCATCGCGCACCGATGAGCTCACCTTTTTCATTATCCGGTGAGCCTATATTTTCAAAGGTGTAGGAAAAAGGCTGGGTGCTGGATTCAGTTCTGGTTCCAAAGCGCTCAAGATCTGCCCGGTAGACGACGTAGAAATAGTCATCGGCATCCGGGGCCTTGGGCCCCCATGCTGTTTGCCAATTGAAGTAAACATCTTCATTTTTCGTGATCCCTTTGCTGTCTACGTCGGCACGAGTCAAAGTCAACGTGGGCTCTTTCGCTTCGGTATGTGCCTTGACGGTGAGCTTCTGGGTCTGCGTATACTCCGGGGTGCCGTCATGGTCGGAATCAACAGAAATGGTAACGTCAAAGGACTTTTCGTAGTTTCCATCCGTATTCACGCCTAAGAGCGTTGGAATGAAGTAATAGGAGAACAGCATGGTATCTGCTGTGGATCCGTTGATGGGCTTTGCGTTGGAGACGGTGATGGTTCCCGTCGGATTGGTCAAATCCCCCGCCCAAGAAAAGGATGTGGCGTCACTGGTGGTGTCCTGTGGCACTTGCGTCTGCATCTGGTTCTTTTCGGCCAAAGCATCCGGCGTAGAGCCGTCCCAATACGTGCTGGTATCGCCTGCCCATGTTGTAAACAGGGCAGAAGGTAGGGTAACCTTGACGGAATCTTTTTGCAAAGCCTTAACATTTCCTGTATCAGTGAGGTTAAACGAGACCTCCACCGACGCCGCATAGGCTTTGTTGAACATATTATCAAAGCGCAATATGGTATTGTTCGCGTCTTCGTAATTGTATCCGTCGGAAGTTGCATTGACCGGATTTGCCCAGCGCGCGGTGAACTTGTAATCCTGCTGCGAGCCCGGCGCTTTAGCGGGTGCCTTTACAGGCGCTGGCACGGGTGCTGTAGCGGGCGCGTTAGTTAATGCTTCAGACGGCGCTTTTGCGGTTCCGTTGTCTGACGCTTCCGCCGGTGTTGTGGCGGGTGCGAGCGGATCCGAAGTCGTCTTTGCATGGGACAAAACGTTGGAAGAGACATCTTCGGTCTCTGTTACGTCCGGTTGACTTAGGCCATCCGGTCTCGTTTCGCCCGGTTCCTCCAATGGCGTGGCCGTATCCGTCGTCTCAACGGCATACGTAGAAGCCTTGTCCTCCGCGAGAACAGGGCGACTATCCGTAATGACGGCGGTGACGAGCATTACGAGTGCGATAACCCCGGCCAACACTCTATTGCGTACGTGTTTCATGCTTTAGTCCTTTCTTTTTTTCTGCACGATATGGATTCCTGCCATGAAAAAAAGAGACTATCCATTGGCCATAAATAGACGGTCAATGTGATGCCTCTGCGTAAAAATAGAATTTAAAAAAAAGGTGAACAAAAACCACAGACTGATCGTCTGTCTGTCTATCTGTCTGTCGATCTAAGAGAGTATCCACATGATCCCCCTTCGTCAAGTGCAATAATCGTCTTTCTCTTATTGTAGACTATTTTCCTTGTATTTCCTATAGGAAAGACTTTATCTTTTGTAAAATCGTACGATTC
This window contains:
- a CDS encoding LPXTG cell wall anchor domain-containing protein translates to MKSVIKTHPLWKRGLAFFAAFAMILAMVMPSVPVARAEEATTKSLDADLLVDGDTGKQVLEKKYQDEMTFTGTLDVSKIKKQMQDIEDTYGKFVSVDKIMLDPKTVQSTFTATLKLPEGLEFTAQSEGAFTGANGVFTSTSEIDKASNTATIKFLLTNPTGYDTYLKLKKAITETVDDTFTFSVSHVKFAQGAHPHTPYVATGTVEGDMQATAILFGHTKPFAFKWNGVQIADKAYMNQQDISAAVKYTKYVEHINLLGDIKVGDETQNKSVYRVKKDDKVAFTGTLDVSPVKAQLAKIEGLFNPGNQIPDTMIALSGYKGEFKTTLALPAEMEFDPATNPTVTLSGDNEKYEIKAQSVDPATKTITITMVVKKEVKTFADLKDAVNGMKDELQVTVDGVVFNSQARKGKNYTVTGTMTGGIEATATLTPAPAARSVAVVQLPNPLYFNLSWDAIQKPEGLDSTKPVGTDDITFTVRIPKPTLPTPDEPSSSSSSSSVKPVEPEQPSSEMPVTPKPNKKPVAPKTGDISAVIYAGSAILSTTGLAAFVLKKNKRNDK